The following is a genomic window from Malus sylvestris chromosome 12, drMalSylv7.2, whole genome shotgun sequence.
ACGCAATGTTATAGGGTAGGGATCTTCGAGGAAGAAAATAGCAATCCGGAATCTGCCTAATCTTCCTGGGAAGCCGCTtcttaatccccggtttaacaCCGGGGTCCTTCTGCATGTCATTGCCAACAGCTTTCCAATCCACCCCTTTGAACGGGTCCCTTGGCTCCTCGGAGGCCATGACTGTAAACCAGTTCACTTTAGAGCTTGCACAACCTTGAATTTGAACGTCGTACGCCAACCAAAGAAAACACTGGTAAATAGAAATCCACTAGAAAATTAACCACAAAATATGGTGGTAATGGAAAAGTTTAAAACTTAATCAAGTGCATCAATGCCTAATCCCACTTATCATCGGCCAACACCATAAACAAAACATTTCTTCAATCCATAATTTCATCCAATGCTTTCTAAAAGTTATgcagaaaaatattaaatttggaAATTTCACCAAAAAAGAAATTATTGGGGCAAATAAATAGACAATTATCCCAAAATCAAGCCCTAGAACACCAAATTCTGCATCACAATTAAACAAAtcggaaaaaaaaagagcacCCGAGTAAGAAAAAACGAAAATTTCCCAAATCAAAGTCGTGGGTCTATGCAATTCAAGAACACAGCAATAAAAAAATGTCGCTCAGCTAATTTAAAGTGCAAgtttgtgtttggttgctgagaaaattgagagagaagagaaagttaACTAATTACCTCGAAAATTGTATCTTGCCGACGAAACACTAAACGGATTTCGATCAGGTGACTGGAGATTTTTGATGTGTTTGGTGACTAGGAAAGTGCAAAAATGGGCGAGAAAAATGGTGGACTGGTGAATCCGAATAAACCCTTCTGggtttt
Proteins encoded in this region:
- the LOC126594496 gene encoding uncharacterized protein LOC126594496, with product MASEEPRDPFKGVDWKAVGNDMQKDPGVKPGIKKRLPRKIRQIPDCYFLPRRSLPYNIAFFGACIAGGIGAGMLLEVWINKKVREDGGVVWEFDKK